A segment of the Lepus europaeus isolate LE1 chromosome X, mLepTim1.pri, whole genome shotgun sequence genome:
AGAGCCAGGTATGGCTCCTAGAACAGAGCTGTTCTGGATAACAGGCATGACATCTCTCACAAACAGCTGGTCATTCAGGATGCAcagactggaaaaaaaattattcttcaaaCAACTGCACAGATGGTCCATCCCACAACCCTAAGAACAGGAGCCTGCATAACCACTGCCACTCAGCAACCAGACTCCTTCCGTATCCTTACTGTGCCTGGCTCCTAAGTTCCTTAGCTAGAGCCCTCTAGCCTTTGCACAGAGTCCACCTTTGGAGATACCATTTACCAGCGGCACTTGATTTGTAGACTTAATCCCAATGCCTCTGTCCTGTATGACAGTGCAAGGGAGTAGATAGTCTTATTTTCAAAGGCAGGCACTAAATCACAGAGAGGCCAAGTAATTTGATTAGATCACATTGAAAATGAGTGCTGAGGTCAAGAAGAGATGTCTTATTCTGACATTCTGACTCCAGAGCCCATGCTATTAGCCACTAGGCCACACTGCTCCTTGGATCTTCCCAATGTTATGTTGAAAATATCCTGAGGCCCATACTACTGCATTCCCATGGCACTGGCCTAGGCAGGAATAAGTGTTCCCACCAGCAACACAGTACTTACCTAGAACTGCGGCTAGGAGCAGCGATGAAGACCCGGGTGAAGATAAATGCAGAATCCCAAGAATTACTTCCTATTTAAAGGGCAATAAACAATAACCCCTTAGAGTTGCACAAGCTTTACATATTCACACAGCATTTCCAGTCAAGGTCTTCACTTGAAGGGTTTCAGACAGAGAAAACTGTTCACTTGGAGTCAGGAGAGCACAGAGGGAATGGAGAAGGCAACGACTGGAAGCATCTACCCCAGGTAACTGGTTCCTTGTCATGTACTGGGCCCTGGAACAAGCCACCTCACAACTTCACTTGATTCCTGTTTCTCAGCTGCCCAAGAATTCGAGACAGTATATTTAGTAAATGGGGACACCGAGGCATGAGGTAACTGGCTCAGGGTCACAGAGTAAGGACCTGAGATGGTACCCCCAAACTCCACACAGCTTGTGTCCTTGATGCCAAGCTGTGTGGGGTGGGCAGGCATGGGCCTAGAGTGGACCAGGATGGTTTGTGGGCAGAATAGGGGCAGAACATGGAAGGAAGAACAAGCAGGAAGGGAACAGATTCTGGAAAGCTGGGTGAGTTCTGAAGGGAAGCCCAGTGAGAGGGAGTGGTAGGGGCTCTGAGGAGGTGACTCTAGAGACACTCACCTCCCTTGAACACCCCGTTGACAGAAAAGCAGAGCGCAGTTCCCTGAAAGGGAAGAACTTGGGCACTCAGGATCCTCCTTCACctgccacccagccccagcccgagggaggaagcaggtgctCACCATCTGGAACCACATGTCCATTGAGAAGGAGATGAAGTCATGTTGAGTTCTGGGCAACACACTGAGGGTGTTCACAATGTCCCAGTTTGTGTGCTTCAGCATCTGCCTTCGCAGGTCTGCACAAGGAAATCAGAGGTTCTGGGCTGCCACACTCTTGGCCCTTGGCCCCTACAACTGTCACCTTCAAACTCTCCTACCCTGCTTAGTCTTCCCCATCATACACTTACAGGGGTCCTGGAGATACATCATATTCCTGCTGTCCTTGAAATACTCACATAAGCCACTCCTAGAAGATAAAGAGGAACAGCAAGAAGTGGTGGTCCAGGCAGTGCAGGTATTTTCAGGAGCTGACCTGTGTCTGCCTGGGAGCTACACTGCCCCAGGCAGAGTCTGAATCACAATACTCACGGGACTGGGTCCATGGGATCAAAAGGAATGGTCAGGGAGAAGCAGGCCTTCTCGTGGTAAGTACCAAGGAGACTCCGGCGATCTCCATAGTCATAGACGAAGAAATACCTGTGGGGCAGCAATGAGAACAGGCTATCTCTGTGGTCTAGGCCTCCATGAGGCTTGAAAACTGTGAGCAGACCTGAGTTTGGGTGGGCTGCCTATACCAGGCTTCCCCTTCTTAGTAGTTCCAGAGGTACTTACTCCTGCAGGAATCGCAAGATCAGACTCTTCAGCATTTCAGTTTCTTTTGGGGGTTCCTGGAACAAAAAAGTCATTTTAGATCACATGACTGATAAAGCCTCCCTTGCAACATCCCAAATACTGCTTGGTCCTTCCTCCTTACCGGGAAGGGTTCTACTAACTGCAGTTCATTAGTGTCAACGCCAACTGGCAAGGGTAACTCTATGCCGTCctggggaagagaagaggaagtcAGCATTGGAGACCAGAGAGGTGGCACTGGATCACCCAGGAAATGAACAGGGCCAGAGGGGAGCAAGGGTCAGAGTCCAGGCAAGAAACAGTCCCAGAAATTCCATGGGTAAGATTACAGGGGACATCTGAATTGTAAAGTCCAGGAAATGCCTATTATATGCAACttttgtgtgtacatgtacatCTTTATGGATATATTTTCTAGGCAATTTCTTTCTCAGGAATTCATGTCTCTAAAACAGGTAAGAGTATGATGCAATAGTGTAATCTGTACAAGTCCTAAAGGGCTTCGGGGCAGGTGTGGAAACAGTATACATACTAAGAGAAAACAATGATTATTGTAGTAGGTACTTACCAGGCGTAACAACTTGGGGAAACAATCTCGGATGGAACTACCCAAAACCACAAAGAGAATGGAGTGATTAACAGGAAAATTGTTGCACAGTCTCTCGatgtctgcctcttcctctccctctccccctccttcccttggGTATCTCCCACCTACATTGTCCCGAGCCCCTTCTCCAGGGCCACAAGAAGTCTCATTGGGAGCTTCGgctttcccttctctcccttctctccttgcCTCCATCAAGTCCCCTTGGAAAGCACTTCAGGAAGTAGGGAATGGTATGGGAGCCCAGGCCTCTGCTACTGCTCTGAGTGTTCAGCATTCTGCCAAGCATGGACTGGACAAGACCAGCTCATCCCCCAGGGATGGCCCAGGAGGCGACTGGGTCAGGGAGGGGAGTGAGGCAGGGCTCTGGTGGCAGGAAGAGGAAGGCATAGGGATgataagagaaagggagggaaggaaggtaggccagggagaggtgggggagatgTAAGAGAGTAGAgacaagggagggagaggaagcaaaGGGACGAGGAAGAGACTTGACCATGGTAGTGGGGGtcagggaggaagagagcagagagtGGCTTCCCTGCTGTAGCCCTTCTCTTCAGCTAATGCTGGGTGGACCTGAAGGCCCAAGATAGGCAAGAAAACAGGCACCTTTTGGGCTGGAGCCCTGGAGGCAGGTTGAGCCTTTGTCACCCGTATGAGGCCAGTCTGAGCTGAGCATGGCCAATAGAGTAGCCACAGGAGACCTTCCTCACAAGGAGTGAGGGGTCAGGGCCCAGGTCAGCACAGGGTAGAAGGTCCTGGAACCTTCTCAGGATCACCGTGTTCTCTCTTCCAGATCCCATGAAGCTGTGCCTGAGTCATTGGTGCCTTACCCTAGGAAGCGGACCCATCATGGGCTCCTAGGGATCCCCTGGAGGACGTggtgaggaagaagggaggagtgGTGCTCTGGACAGGCCTGTCCTTCTCAACCTCACCCTCCACCGCCCTTGACCTCCAACCTGTGCCTTGAGAAGCCCTTTCTTACTGCAGCTGGCCAGCATCTGACCCTTTGACTCAAGGAACCTGAGTTCATCCTGAAGGACGGCCCAGTTCCTGGCACTGCACCAGAGGAACAGACGTCCTGCTGCCAGCCACCCGGAGCCTCAGCCTTCAGTGTCAGGCACGAAAACTCCCGTGTCAGCCTGGAACAGGCAGGGAGGACCTCTCTGGAGCAAGGGAAGGAGGGCCCCTCTCAGGACAGGGGAGGGAAGCCGGCCCCGTCTCAGTCCAAGGACAGGAAGCCTGAGTCAGCACgaggccctgggctggaggaCCCACCAGAATCCATGTCTCCAGCATCTCTGTCCCTGGTGAGGACAGGTAGCCCTGCTTCCCGGAACACAACTACGGGAGGGTGGGCTGGAGGCGGCCAGATGTACAGACGGGAGAAATACACCCGACCAGGTGGAAAGGGGAGCAGCTCAGAGCTGAGGGacagagcagagggcagggccaTGGTCTTCCCAGTGGACCagggctgcctgcctgcaggtGACAAGTGTTGGGGCAACTCAGGCTGTGGGGGATGAAGGTCCCCACGAGGGTCAGAGGCACCACCACTGACCTTACGTAGGCAGCGTGGTTAGGGAAGGTTCTGCACAAGGGGTTCCCTTCCAGCCACAGCTCTTCCAGATTCAGCTCTTTCACCTTCTCCAATTCCCATGCTGTCCTCAGCtgagagatacagggagaaaaatgcaaaaggagttccagggagagagagatctaggcCTCTGCTCCTTtagctctcctccctctcccagagTACTTCCGTCCACATGTTGTCACCTTCAACCCCTATTCCATCTGGCTCCCTCTTCTCACCTCGTTTGCGGAAAGGTTCAGGATCTTGACTTTGGGGGCCTTCTCAACAATGTCACACAGGCCATTCAGCTGGTAGAGTTTGTTGTTGCTCAAATTCAAAGACACCAGCTTCAGGGGAGGAACAGTTAGAATGTCAGTTACTATCTAGGACCTGGGAGATAAATATACCCTCTACCCCATCTCCTCCACCCTTTGACCTAAGTAGCAGGCCGAGGCCTAGGACCTCACCTCAGAGAAATCACTTTGAATGACCTCCAGAGTAGCAGCCATGCAGTTTCTCCGATTCAGTATCATGTCAATATTATGCCTTACCAAATCTTCCAGAAGCCAAGAAAAGGGAATCAGAAATAGGAGAAAGGTCCAACAGAAACAGTGCCAGCACCATCCCCTTTCCGAGTTGTCATCCCCATGCCTCCCACTCCTTCACCTGTCTTGGAATTACTGCTGTCAGACATACCTCGGTCAAAACGGAGTTTCTGGAGGTCAAGAGATCGCTGGAAAGCATTATATCGCTTGCTCAGGGCCAGCTGCAGAGATCGAAAGAGAGCACAGTCTGAAAATTTGGGGTGCTGGTGACAAGGAAATATGGGAGTGCAGGGAGAAGAGGCAGATCTGGGGAGTAGACAATCCACAGCATGCCTTGAGTCTGCATTACCTTTAGCTGCTCCATTTGTTCTGGCTGCAACTTATTCTGCACAGAGTAGGGTACAACAGAGCGGCTGACAAAGATAGGTATCTGTGAAAGGAGGGGTGTGGTAAACACTAGGGCCTCTAATTCCAAAGAtcaccagcccctggccctgggaaTTAGTATAGGCAATGTCCTCAGCACACACCTTTTTGTCCTCATTATCACAAATCTTGTAGCTGACTTCTGCCAATGCAGCAGCAGTACTAGCATCCTGGACAAAGAATCGGGCCTGATTTTTGACATAGTGGAACTATGAGGAATGACGGCAAAAGAAACAATCTCAGACAATGAGTCCAGGCCTCACCCCCTTCCCTTTTGCCCGCTCATCTGGCTTCACCATCCTCTCTTACATCAACCGGAGTGAAGGGGATAGCGCAATGGCTCTGGATTGAGTTCATCAGCCATTTCTTGTCATAATTTTTCCCATATGGAACCTAAGTGTAAAAAAGGAGGAATGTGATGAGAGAGACGTCATAGAATTAGGGGGTGAGAAAGGGCTCAACCAACTATTCTTTTCCAACCTTCTACCTAGTTTTTGATtgactgattttcattttatgttaaagatggagagacaaataCCTTCCatattactggttcactcccccaaatgcccatagctgccagggctggaccaggccaaagccaggagtccagaacttcatctgggtctcccacgttggtggcacagacccaagtacttgaatcattgtctgctgcttctcaaggtctccattagcaggaaggtggattggaagtggaacctaGACCTTGAATCAGGAACTCTGATAttgggatatgggcattccaatCTGGGACTTACCAGCTATGCCAAAGGTCCACCCTTCTACATCGCTTTAAAGGACTTCCCAAGAAGTGACCATTGACAGGATTTCTTACTTGTGTGACAAATACGAATTTCCTACACTCCTCTTCTCTTCATTCAGAATCTCTCCCCACCAAGTCAACTTCAGGTATTAATGCAATCTTCCTTCTATAAAGTTTCAGAATATTCTGTGTACTGAAGAAATTGTTAGGACACTCACCAAGACCTTGAACCAGATCTCCGTGGCTTCATCCTGTGTGTCCTTATTATTTTGTCTCTCTAGAGATTTCTTCTCTCTCCATACAGTAATATGGATTTGGTCATCATAGCGCCATTGCACTCTCCTCTTGTTGCGATGCACATCATAAGGAGTGCTGGAAAAGGGAGAAGAGGGCCCCATAAGTGCTAAGACAGTCTTCTAGAACCCTCTTCTCACTGATACCAGGGCTGCAGGTAAGACTGCTCAGCCATTACTGCACTTTTAGCAATCTTCAGTCATtccatgagaaaagaaaaaaaagatcacGGTGAAAGAGTTACATGGTCCTAGGGCCTGCTTCACACAAACCAGGGCTGTGCAGTCACTTACCACCGCCTTTGAGAGTCCCTGTGGACATTCCTCACTGCTGTATTTCCATCATCTTTGAGGTATGAGGGCAGATGCTCATATCTACTGTGTTTATCatgaacatttccatcaccaaCAGTATCCTGGAAAGAGCTCTCAACATTCCTTCCTGCATCAGGAGAGCTCGTATCATCATTGTGTTCTGAAatttggaataaaaattaaagtctgAAGATACACCAATGGTTCACTTACTATGTATCATGTCACAGCCAACAACAACATGGTAGAACAAGGAGTGAACAAAGTGCCAACCTGCCCTGTGGGAATCAGTCATACAAACCCCAGAAATCAGACTCCCCTGCCTGTCCAGATATCTCAATGATGGCACATTAAGGGAGAAATCTtgaaggaggaagcacctgtgtTGAACCTTGTAAAAAATACAGTAGGATTttgcgctggcactgtggcacagtgggttaagctgctatctgcagtgctggcatctgatatgggcaccagttcctgtaccagctgctccacataggatccaaaaaaataaagtaagattTATAAAGAAGAGAAGTGTGTATACCCATGGGTTAGACTGGCATCAGCCACATGCCAGGAAGCTGTCCCAATTTTGCCTTCATTcaggttttttaaagattcatttatttgatttgaaagggggagagagagagagagagagttatggagagagagagagagagatcttccatcggctggttcacttctcaaatggcagcaatgagcaatggccggagctgcactgatccaaagcgaggagccaggtgctttttccaggactcccacatgggtgcaggggcccaagtacttggtccatccttcgctgcttccacaggtgcattagcaggaagttggactggaagtggagcaagctgggactcgaaccagtgcccatctgggatgctggcgtcacaggcagtggttttaacctctatgccacagtgctgaccccatttCAGGGTTCTTTAATCTAACAACTGCGGCAACACCTGTGAGGCAACCTTTCTCACACCTCCCAAATCCAATTAGCTACCACACTG
Coding sequences within it:
- the LOC133752576 gene encoding nuclear RNA export factor 2-like, yielding MTPKDPPRRRSAALYVTRTPQPSDSCRSCRSRGPLRSRETLLWRLWKILRPEPSGSGNHAAAKRQQTEGQVWRGHRRSPARPKESGELREVALCALFSGVRSPHGPAGAPSWVWEGVEEAEHNDDTSSPDAGRNVESSFQDTVGDGNVHDKHSRYEHLPSYLKDDGNTAVRNVHRDSQRRCTPYDVHRNKRRVQWRYDDQIHITVWREKKSLERQNNKDTQDEATEIWFKVLVPYGKNYDKKWLMNSIQSHCAIPFTPVDFHYVKNQARFFVQDASTAAALAEVSYKICDNEDKKIPIFVSRSVVPYSVQNKLQPEQMEQLKLALSKRYNAFQRSLDLQKLRFDRDLVRHNIDMILNRRNCMAATLEVIQSDFSELVSLNLSNNKLYQLNGLCDIVEKAPKVKILNLSANELRTAWELEKVKELNLEELWLEGNPLCRTFPNHAAYVSSIRDCFPKLLRLDGIELPLPVGVDTNELQLVEPFPEPPKETEMLKSLILRFLQEYFFVYDYGDRRSLLGTYHEKACFSLTIPFDPMDPVPSGLCEYFKDSRNMMYLQDPYLRRQMLKHTNWDIVNTLSVLPRTQHDFISFSMDMWFQMGTALCFSVNGVFKGGSNSWDSAFIFTRVFIAAPSRSSSLCILNDQLFVRDVMPVIQNSSVLGAIPGSTTMADLNQLQQKMVQAFYMQSGMKLEWSQNSYSDCICPSYTVLFVLLPEDALCWESQTCSVVHVSPCAQCIPHRAHTRCSLSTLFTEYFMLNTFWILMLECGSLQNMDGNSRHYIKHNDNVLLHVAVPTGPTPRREGSVQRELGPENRVCRKGGSPLASHTTHVGREPCATPGVGGVWHVRSSSRAAIY